A window of the Spirochaetae bacterium HGW-Spirochaetae-1 genome harbors these coding sequences:
- the nadD gene encoding nicotinate (nicotinamide) nucleotide adenylyltransferase, translating to MNIILFGGAFNPVHRGHLYIAEKAAETYPDYKILFVPSRLSPHKNNESMIAPRHRIHMLRLALKGTPFMLEPWETERSGISYTIKTVKYLYKKYNPEKKPIIMIGDDLLPILHTWRKVEELKQIAEFLVFRRELNPPLLSDKGFSIHYLDNNIKTVSSTDLRIMISRGEDPADLLPTGVYDYIKEKNLYKANT from the coding sequence ATGAATATAATTCTATTCGGCGGAGCATTCAATCCCGTACATCGGGGGCACCTGTATATTGCGGAAAAGGCAGCTGAAACCTATCCCGACTATAAAATCCTTTTTGTTCCTTCCCGTCTCTCGCCTCATAAAAACAATGAGTCAATGATCGCGCCGCGCCACCGCATACACATGCTCCGTCTGGCCCTGAAGGGAACCCCCTTCATGCTGGAACCATGGGAAACGGAAAGATCAGGTATATCATACACCATCAAAACTGTAAAATATCTGTATAAAAAATACAATCCGGAGAAGAAACCGATCATCATGATCGGCGATGACCTGCTTCCGATCCTGCATACATGGCGGAAGGTTGAAGAATTAAAACAGATTGCCGAATTCCTTGTTTTCAGGAGGGAATTGAATCCCCCTTTGCTGTCGGACAAAGGATTTTCCATTCACTATCTTGACAATAATATTAAAACTGTTTCATCAACGGATTTACGTATAATGATAAGCCGCGGGGAAGATCCCGCAGATCTGCTACCGACGGGTGTGTATGATTACATCAAAGAAAAAAACCTTTATAAAGCGAACACATAG